The Bdellovibrio sp. ZAP7 DNA segment GATAGTTATGGTAAAGAATTGTGGAAAGTGACTTTGGATAAATCCGGTGACTGGAAATTCTCTGATTTTAAAAGTGAAAAAGCACCGCAATGGCAGTCAGGCAACCACTTCCGCTTTTGTCTAAGATCGGAAAGTGGCAAAGGCTTCACTGCGATGTGCACACAAACCTACGGTATAGAGATCAAAGACGACACGATCACGTTGGATTATACCAAATCTGAAACTGCTCCACGTGTAATTGCCCTGAATGAAGAACGTAAAAACCTGAAAGACGATATTGAAGTTGCAGTGGGAGCACCGGTTGGCTTCCTGGCGACTTTGAAATCCGGTGCGACTTATGAATTCATGTCAGAGCCCATCGCTCTGGATCTGAAAGATTTCATCGAGAGCGAACAAAAAGGCAACGTGACCTTCAAAGGTGCATTGCCAGCTCCAATTGGTGACACGAAAATCTTGCCAGGAATTGAATACGGTTCTGTGACGAAGGCTTTTGGTTTTCAAAAGTCCATCGCTGAACCTGTCGACCTTTGGCAAATCGATGTTCCATTGAAAAGCTCACGCCTGCACTTCCACGGAAAATACGGCGGCGTATTCACATATAACTTGGAAATCAAAAACTATCCGAAAATAAAGGACCGTCTGTTCCTTCATAAAAATGCTTTGAAAGGTACTTACAATTCTAAAGATCAAGTCAAAGTGAAGGTCGGCAAGGATTCCAAAGTTGAAGGCCTGGTTCCTGCAAATGAAAAAGACAAAGATTCTGACTTAAGAATCTGGAAATTTGAAACGAACGAAAAATACGCGCTGAACAAGCCACAATTGCTTTTAACTGAAGGCGAAGCCGGCAAAACCGAACCACACAAAGCCTACATCGAAATCTATCGTGGCGGCTCTGGTGAGGCGAGCTTGCGTCTTAGCGGTATTTCCACAACCTCAGGTGGCTCAACGTTCATCGGCGAAGCCCATTTGCAATACTGGTTTAACGACCTTTTCGGTTGGCAAAACAACTACCTATCCAAACAACGCTGGGGTGTTTCCGCAAAATACTTCACAACATTAGCTGACGTAGACGCCCAAAGAGAAAACGGCGGCACAGAAAAAGTAAGCCTGTCATCCACAGAATTAGATGTACGCTACCGCTTCGCCCAAGGCTTGTGGGAGCGAGATGAAACAGTAGGTGCCATCGCAGCCTATGAAGCCCTCTCAGTTGGTGAACAAAAGGCGAATAAGATCGGTGTCGGTCTATTCTGGGCACGCTCGATGCCAAAAACATTCGACAACTGGTTAAACAAACTCTCCTTCTTTAATCATCCTAAATACGTGGACATGGAATTCATCCAGTTCGTCAGCTCTACTGATAGCGGCACGAAAATGGGAAATGACTTCTTGTTGAACTTCCATGGAAAAATCTTATTCACCAATACTTTCTTTGGCGAGCTGGGTTTCGGCCTGAAAAGGTATGACTTCACAAAAGCTGACGATTCCGGCGCGAGCCTTTCCAGCTTCTATGGCACCATTGGCGCTGGTGTTGACTTCTAAAGCACATCACAGATCATTTTAGAAAGGAGCTTCCAGGCTCCTTTTTTTTTGAAAACTGCTCCATCCGCTACGCTGTTCACAATTCTGTCGCAATAAAAGAACAACACTTCCGTTTTGCAATGCTCATAAATTGACTGACTCCAAAATAGACAGCCAATATGGCGCATGTCTAAAAACCCTAAAACTCCAGCCAAATATGCCGAAGTTGCCGAATTTCTAAATGCTATTCTGAAAAGCAAACGCACGAAAAATCCCAAGTATTCGATGCGCGCTTTTGCCAGAGATTTAAAAACTTCTCCAGGACGCATTTCTGCAATTCTTGCCGGCCATGCATTGCCAGGAAAAATCGTCAGAAAAAGAATCTTGTCGGTTTTGGACATGAGTCCGGAAAAAGCATCTAAATTGGAATTTCTGATCGGCAAATATCTATTGGAAAGAAAAGCCCCTAATCAGTATTTTCAAGTAACCGAGGAAGTGCAAACTTTCCTTCCCGAATGGCATCATTTTGCAATTTTAAATTTATTGGAAAACAAGGACTTCAGAAACGACCAACATTGGATTTCACACCGACTGAACCTTGATGAAACTATCGTCTCGGAATCCATCAAAAAACTAATCTTGGTGGGCCTCGCAAAAGAGGAAAATGGGAAACTTGTACCGACTCATGCGAACATCACTTCAACCCACGACATTCCATCAGAAGCTCTTAAAAACTATCATCGCCAAATGATTAAAAAATCTATGGAAGTATTAGACGAAGTACCGGTGGATTTGCGAGATGTCACCTCTTTGATCCTCGCAACCAATCCACGCCAGATCTATAAAGCAAAGCTATTAACAAAACAATATCGCCAGGACATGATCAAACTTCTGGAAGAGGGTGACAAAACCGAAGTTTATAGCGTTTGCATTCAGATAACACCCATCACTAAAGCAATTACCGCGGTATAAGGATATTTATGAAAAAACTGCTTCTGTTTTCCACAATCTTATTCGCACAGACATCCTGGAGCACGGCTACTGAATTCGGAAATGGCGGCAACGCGGTGGTTTGCCCCTATGGCGAACATGAGATTGTAACCGCGTACGACATGAATGAAGTTATTTTTCGATATGAGTTGCTTCCCTCATTTCCCCCGATGGTGAGTGCTGATTGTCAAAACCAACGCAATGGTCGCGAGATCTGCGAAACCGGAACTGACATTGCCAGAGCTATCCTGAACCGCCTGGCTCTACTTGATCAGGATTTGATGAACGATCTTTTAGGTAAATTAGACACATTCTGGTCAGAGGCCATCTTAGTTTACGGTGATCTAACTCCTGTAAACGACTCCGGCCTAAGTTTTGTGCCTGAAGGCTGTTCACTAAAACAATTGGCGATTCAGCAACAACCGATTTTCGAGCAAGACAGCCGCTACTTCATTTCCGGTTCACTTTGGAATAAAATGGATGGTCAGGGAAAAGCCGTTTTGATACTTCATGAAATCATTTATCGTTATGCTTTAGAGCATGGTGCTGCAACTAAAAGCTCGGTGCCGATACGGTACTTCAACTCTCTATTAATCTCTGACAAACTTAAAGAATTTACTCCGAAACACTACATGAAAGTTTACTTCCAGGTATTCAGAATAAATCAAGAACCAGAACGTTAAAAATATTCTGTTCCGTTTTATAAAAGGGAAATGGTCACGTTTCCTTTTTTTATTTGCAATTCACCGTAGTGAACGAACTCTGTTGAGACGCCCTTCACTTTTCTTCCTCCCTTCCGAATTTAGTACGGAATAATTAACCAATGGGGAGGGTGGAACCATGTTTATAAAATCAATTGTTGGAATGTTGATCGCCGCAAATATCGCTAGCGCTGCAACTTCCAAAGTAGACGATTCTGATAAGGGGTGGACCTGGTATCGCATCGGCTCGTACGCTGACGACGATGCTTACAAGCTGATTGCCCACGGCACGCACAATCGCAACAGTTACGGCCAATATACCTTCAATGGCACCGGTGTGGCTGTTTACGGATGGCAAGGACCTAACGGTGGACAGCTTGAATTCATAGTGGATGGCGTGTCTCGCAAAACCGTCAGCGTCGCAAGCTCCATTGAACGCTATAACTTTAAAATGTTTGAAATCGCGAACCTTTCAAAAAGCAGCCACACGCTGCGTATTGTTTCCAAAAATACCAAATGGGTGATGATCGATTATCTGGTGATTGAAGACGGCAGCACGACGACGCCGACTCCAACACCGTCACCGACTGTTTCTCCGTCTCCTCCACCAACTGTGACGCCAACACCAACGGTAAGCCCGTCACCAACCGCAACGCCACAGGATCCGACTCGTTACACAGATGATCGCGAATTGGTCGTGCGCACGATTGCAAATTTCTCCAAAGCAGATGACGTCGTGAAATTCTTAGATATGGCAAAACGAAACAACTTCAACATTGTTTCCGTTTCTATCAAGCAGGATGAAGATGAAAATGTACCGTCAGGAACTGTATTCTATCCAAGTAAAATCGCTCCAGTCGCAGCAGTTTACAAAAACTTTGATGTGATAGGCACGATAATCACGGAAGCCGCAAAACGCGGCATTCGTGTCAAAGCCTGGATCCCGCAATTCCACGATCAGGTCGCGGCTCGCAAGAACGCTGACTGGGCCATGAAAGCATTGGTAAATGGAAAAATAGTTCCGTTCCAAGGAAGCAATCCCGACAGCCCGGAATATTTCGTAAATCCTATCAATCCTGAAGTTCAAGATTATGAAATCTCGATCATCAAAGAGTTCCTATCCCTGTACAAAGTGGATTCAGTCGCGATCGACTGGTTGCGCTTCGATAATTGGAATATGGATATGAGCGATAGAACGCGCAGCGATTTCCAGGCGATCTATGGATATGATCCTGCGACAATCAATTTCGCACAAAGCTCAACCAAACGAACTCAGTGGAATGAATTCCGCATGCAAAAAGTAGCGGACTACGCTGGCCGAGTAAAAGCAGCAGTACAATCGGTACAAAATGTCCCACTAGGCTCTTACACTCTGCCACCAGAGTTCATAGAATGCGCCCAAAGCGCAAAACGCTTAGCACAACACTTAGATTTTTTCAGTCCAATGGCGTACTACGATGACTGGGGCTATCAATTAAACTGGGTCTATGACAGCGTAATCGCCGATCTAGTATCCGAAGTAGGCATCA contains these protein-coding regions:
- a CDS encoding DUF4423 domain-containing protein; the protein is MSKNPKTPAKYAEVAEFLNAILKSKRTKNPKYSMRAFARDLKTSPGRISAILAGHALPGKIVRKRILSVLDMSPEKASKLEFLIGKYLLERKAPNQYFQVTEEVQTFLPEWHHFAILNLLENKDFRNDQHWISHRLNLDETIVSESIKKLILVGLAKEENGKLVPTHANITSTHDIPSEALKNYHRQMIKKSMEVLDEVPVDLRDVTSLILATNPRQIYKAKLLTKQYRQDMIKLLEEGDKTEVYSVCIQITPITKAITAV
- a CDS encoding putative glycoside hydrolase, producing MFIKSIVGMLIAANIASAATSKVDDSDKGWTWYRIGSYADDDAYKLIAHGTHNRNSYGQYTFNGTGVAVYGWQGPNGGQLEFIVDGVSRKTVSVASSIERYNFKMFEIANLSKSSHTLRIVSKNTKWVMIDYLVIEDGSTTTPTPTPSPTVSPSPPPTVTPTPTVSPSPTATPQDPTRYTDDRELVVRTIANFSKADDVVKFLDMAKRNNFNIVSVSIKQDEDENVPSGTVFYPSKIAPVAAVYKNFDVIGTIITEAAKRGIRVKAWIPQFHDQVAARKNADWAMKALVNGKIVPFQGSNPDSPEYFVNPINPEVQDYEISIIKEFLSLYKVDSVAIDWLRFDNWNMDMSDRTRSDFQAIYGYDPATINFAQSSTKRTQWNEFRMQKVADYAGRVKAAVQSVQNVPLGSYTLPPEFIECAQSAKRLAQHLDFFSPMAYYDDWGYQLNWVYDSVIADLVSEVGITKKIIPAYNYYWSVSEFQQIYKTLNTRYPQIRGGSFFKYGKWAESDMTTADQGSKK